DNA from Chloroflexota bacterium:
CCAAACTGGACGTGAATTTTAGTTGCGCATCGGGGGCAAGCGTAGCGGGGCTTGGAATCGTGTTGCATCAATGTCAGCTCTTGTTAATTATCTCCGTACCCATATATGGTTTTAGTGCCTCAGGAATTTTTATGCTGCCATCAGCTTGCTGGTAGTTCTCCAGTAGTGCTATGAACACTCGGGGCAAAGCCAGCCCCGAGCCGTTAAGTGTATGGACAAAGCTTGGCTTAGCTTTGGACTCTGGACGATAGCGAATATTTGCACGTCTGGCTTGGAAATCACCGCAATTGCTGCATGAGCTTACCTCCAGCCATTCGCCGCAGCCGAGGGCCCACATTTCGATATCGAATGATTTAACTGCGGCAAATCCCAGGTCGCCAGTACACAGCTGTACTACACGATAGGGTATGCCCAAGCGGCGGCATACATCTTCAGCATTACTCACCAACTTCTCTAGTTCCTGATCAGAGGTTTCTGGCTCAGTGAACTTGTAAAGCTCGACCTTGTCAAATTGATGACCTCTTTTGATGCCTCTGGTATCCTTGCCTGCTGCCATCTTCTCCCGACGGAAACAGGCGGTATAAGCAACATAGTAAAGAGGCAAAGTGCCCGGCGGCAGTATTTCGTCGCGATGTAAATTGGTCAAAGGCACTTCAGCGGTGGGCACAAACCAGAAGTCATCCTCTTCATCGTGGTATAGATTATCGGCAAATTTAGGCATATTGCCTGAGCCAAACATGCATTCACGTTTCACCATGAAAGGCGGGTAAATTTCCGTGTAGCCATGTTCCTTCGTATGTAGATCAATCATGAAAGCGATGAGTGCTCTTTGTAGACGAGACCCTTGGCCTTTAAGGACATAAAAGCGACTGCCAGAAAGTTTGACACCGCGCTGGAAATCTATAATACCTAGTTTTTCCCCTAGTTCCCAATGGGGCAATGGTGTGAAGGAAAGGTCTGCTGGCTCACCCCAGGAGCGCACCACTATGTTATCCTGTGCACCTTTGCCAACAGGGACATCAGCCGCCGGGATGTTAGGTAATCGCAGGAGGAGGTCCTCCAGTTCGGATTCAACTTGACATATTTCTGCCTCTAGGCAAGTGATTCTTTCACCGAGTTCGCGCATATCGGCAATAAGCTGTGGTGGCTTATCTGCCATCTTGCCCAGCTGTTTGCTGACTTCATTACGCTGGGCTCGGAGTGTTTCCATCTCGTGTAGAAACTGGCGGCGTTGCTCGTCGAAGCTTAAGATTCGGTCAAGTGGAGCACTCTCACCTCGCTTGTCCATAGCCTGGCATACTAAGTCAGCATTATCGCGGATGAGTTTGATATCGATCATGATAAATCAGCTTTCCTGCTGTTTTGTCTTCAGCTGGGGGAAAAGGATAATTTCACGGATGGATTGTCTATCGGCAAACAGCATTACCAAACGGTCAATACCAGTTCCTAGACCGCCAGTAGGCGGCATTCCATATTCTAGGGCTAGGAGGAAATCATCATCAATAGCTTCAACTTCTGGCTCCTCACCGGGTGGTGCTGAAGCAATCAGTTCACCGGATTGTCTCTCTCTTTGCAGGCGGAAGCGTTCTCTTTGTTCCAGTGGGTCATTAAGTTCGGTAAAAGCATTAGCTATTTCCATGCCGCCGATAAAAGCCTCAAAGCGCTCCACTAAGCGATCATTATCTCGCTTTCTTTTGGCTAGAGGTGACATCTCTACCGGATAATCTACAAGAAAGGTGGGATGCATCAGGCTAGGTTCAACAAAGGTGGAGATAAGCTCATCTATTAGCCTGCCTCTGTCCTTATTAGGGTCAACTTCTAGCCCCAGTTGTTTCATCCTCAACCGCAGTGAATCAGCCTCGGCATAGTCCTCAAAGTCAATACCACAATGCTCTTTGATTGCTTCACGCAGGTAGATTCGACGCCACGGAGGTGTCAGGTTAATAAGTTCTTCACCGAACTTAATTTCAGTCTTGCCTACGACTTCCTTGGCAATATAGCATATGATATCTTCAACCATTTTCATCATATCATTATAATCAGCGTAGGCTTGATAGATTTCTACCATCGTAAATTCAGGATTGTGTTTGGTAGATATGCCTTCATTGCGAAATACACGACCGATCTCGTAAACCTTATCGAAGCCGCCTATTATTAGCCGCTTGAGATAAAGTTCCAGGGCAATGCGAAGGTATAAGTCCTGATCCAGAGCTTGGTGGTGGGTTTTAAAACGTCGAGCTAAAGCCCCACCTGCCACTGGCTGTAATACTGGTGTTTCCACCTCAATAAATCCTTGCTCGTTTAGGAAATGCCTCAGGGCTGAGATAATCTGGCTACGCAGTTTGAAAACAGGCTTAACTTCTTCGTTGGATATTAAGTCCAGGTAACGCTGCCGGTAACGCTTCTCAACATCAACTAATCCGTGCCACTTTTCGGGCAATGGTTGAAGTGATTTGGACAGTAGTGTGAAATCGGTTACTTCCAGGGTGATTTCATTGGTCTTAGTCCGAAAAAGCTTGCCCCTGGCACCGATGATGTCACCGATATCGATTTCGTGAAGAAACTCAAATCTTTCCTTACCAAGGAGTTCATGACTAAAATAAAGTTGAATTTTGCCTGAACTATCGCGGATATCGAAGAAGGCAATTTTCCCCATAAATCGTATGGCTGTAATTCGGCCAGCGAGGCTCAATTCTGTACTGGAGGTGGTCTGCGGGCTCGATTCTATTTGCCCATAAAGAGCCACTGCTTCCTGGTTAGTGTGGCTACGGTGATAGGAATGAGGATACGGATTTACTCCTTGCCCCCGAATTTTTTCTAGCTTTTCCAGGCGCTGTTGGGCAATGTGCTTTAATCTTGCCATAATACTTAGTATCCCATGAAAAATAAGGTCTTCTCATGGGGGCAAATAGTCAACTTACGTCCATTATCAGGAGCTTAAGTACTCCAGCCGGGGTTGTTACCTCAACTTCATCGCCGATTTTTCTACCCAGCAGAGCTTTTCCTACCGGTGATTCGTTGGAAATTTTACCTTCCACAGGATTAGCTTCAGCACTACCTACAATAACAAATTGCTCTATCTTGCCATCCTGGTTTTGGATGAGCACCTTATCACCCACTTCTACTACGCCTGGCAAGGCTGGCGACTCTATAACTGTAGCATTCTTGACGGTATTTTCCAGCATGAGTATTCTACCCTCGACAAAAGCCTGGTCATTCTTGGCATCTTCATACTCAGCGTTGTTCTCCGTGCCTCCCATTTCTCGGGCGCGCTTAATCTTGCTAGCTATCTCCTGTCTTCGCACTGAAAGCAGGTGCTCCAGCTCAGATTGGAGTTTAGCTAAGCCCTCTTTGGTGATAAGGATTTT
Protein-coding regions in this window:
- the serS gene encoding serine--tRNA ligase, producing the protein MIDIKLIRDNADLVCQAMDKRGESAPLDRILSFDEQRRQFLHEMETLRAQRNEVSKQLGKMADKPPQLIADMRELGERITCLEAEICQVESELEDLLLRLPNIPAADVPVGKGAQDNIVVRSWGEPADLSFTPLPHWELGEKLGIIDFQRGVKLSGSRFYVLKGQGSRLQRALIAFMIDLHTKEHGYTEIYPPFMVKRECMFGSGNMPKFADNLYHDEEDDFWFVPTAEVPLTNLHRDEILPPGTLPLYYVAYTACFRREKMAAGKDTRGIKRGHQFDKVELYKFTEPETSDQELEKLVSNAEDVCRRLGIPYRVVQLCTGDLGFAAVKSFDIEMWALGCGEWLEVSSCSNCGDFQARRANIRYRPESKAKPSFVHTLNGSGLALPRVFIALLENYQQADGSIKIPEALKPYMGTEIINKS
- the lysS gene encoding lysine--tRNA ligase is translated as MARLKHIAQQRLEKLEKIRGQGVNPYPHSYHRSHTNQEAVALYGQIESSPQTTSSTELSLAGRITAIRFMGKIAFFDIRDSSGKIQLYFSHELLGKERFEFLHEIDIGDIIGARGKLFRTKTNEITLEVTDFTLLSKSLQPLPEKWHGLVDVEKRYRQRYLDLISNEEVKPVFKLRSQIISALRHFLNEQGFIEVETPVLQPVAGGALARRFKTHHQALDQDLYLRIALELYLKRLIIGGFDKVYEIGRVFRNEGISTKHNPEFTMVEIYQAYADYNDMMKMVEDIICYIAKEVVGKTEIKFGEELINLTPPWRRIYLREAIKEHCGIDFEDYAEADSLRLRMKQLGLEVDPNKDRGRLIDELISTFVEPSLMHPTFLVDYPVEMSPLAKRKRDNDRLVERFEAFIGGMEIANAFTELNDPLEQRERFRLQRERQSGELIASAPPGEEPEVEAIDDDFLLALEYGMPPTGGLGTGIDRLVMLFADRQSIREIILFPQLKTKQQES
- the greA gene encoding transcription elongation factor GreA, which encodes MGQKKILITKEGLAKLQSELEHLLSVRRQEIASKIKRAREMGGTENNAEYEDAKNDQAFVEGRILMLENTVKNATVIESPALPGVVEVGDKVLIQNQDGKIEQFVIVGSAEANPVEGKISNESPVGKALLGRKIGDEVEVTTPAGVLKLLIMDVS